The proteins below are encoded in one region of Planctopirus limnophila DSM 3776:
- the tadA gene encoding tRNA adenosine(34) deaminase TadA → MFDHVLQPHDRWMRQALDLAQQAFAEEEVPIGAVIVKDDQIIGAAWNQREQLKDPTAHAEIVAITQAAEVIGDWRLEDCTLYVTLEPCPMCAGAIVQARIPRVVYGITDPKAGACHTLYQITDDARLNHRCAVLGGVLAQECKEILQEFFRLQRSRGKK, encoded by the coding sequence ATGTTCGATCACGTTTTGCAGCCTCATGATCGATGGATGCGGCAGGCGCTCGATCTGGCTCAACAGGCCTTTGCCGAAGAAGAAGTGCCGATTGGTGCCGTGATTGTCAAAGACGATCAGATCATTGGAGCGGCGTGGAATCAGCGTGAGCAGCTCAAAGATCCGACGGCCCATGCCGAGATTGTCGCGATTACTCAGGCCGCCGAAGTGATTGGTGACTGGCGGCTGGAAGATTGCACGCTCTATGTCACACTCGAACCATGCCCGATGTGTGCCGGTGCGATTGTGCAGGCCCGCATTCCGCGCGTGGTGTATGGGATCACAGATCCGAAGGCGGGAGCTTGCCATACTCTCTATCAGATCACCGACGACGCCCGGCTCAATCATCGCTGCGCTGTTCTGGGCGGTGTACTGGCTCAGGAATGCAAAGAGATTCTGCAGGAGTTTTTTCGATTACAAAGATCCCGCGGAAAAAAGTGA
- the phnX gene encoding phosphonoacetaldehyde hydrolase, with product MMASGIQLVIFDWAGTTIDFGSLAPVRAFVELFRREDVAVTTAQARVPMGMHKKDHIREMLRISDVAARWQAAKGSPWTEADVDRLYHAVAPIQLDTIRQSAELVPGLVPVIENLRQTGLKIGGTTGYFVAAAQLVLEQAQSQGFIPDCSVNGDEVPKGRPAPWMVYRVMQQLNVYPPSAVLKVGDTLLDIEEGLNAGVWSVGVCDSSSECGYSLDEWQQLSEQQRAASISRVKDKFLAAKAHAVIDSIHELPALVKSINERIARGEKP from the coding sequence ATGATGGCGAGCGGCATTCAATTGGTGATCTTTGACTGGGCTGGGACGACCATTGATTTCGGTTCGCTCGCACCTGTCCGGGCCTTTGTGGAACTCTTCCGCCGGGAAGATGTCGCTGTCACGACGGCCCAGGCTCGTGTCCCGATGGGCATGCACAAAAAAGATCACATCCGCGAGATGCTGCGGATCAGTGATGTCGCTGCCCGCTGGCAGGCGGCCAAAGGAAGTCCCTGGACAGAAGCTGATGTCGATCGCCTCTATCATGCCGTCGCACCAATCCAGCTTGATACGATCCGGCAATCGGCAGAACTCGTCCCCGGTTTAGTGCCAGTCATCGAGAATCTGCGGCAAACCGGTCTGAAGATTGGTGGCACCACCGGCTACTTTGTAGCGGCTGCTCAACTCGTTCTCGAACAAGCCCAATCCCAGGGCTTTATTCCCGATTGCTCCGTCAACGGCGACGAAGTCCCCAAGGGACGACCAGCACCCTGGATGGTCTATCGCGTGATGCAGCAACTGAACGTCTACCCTCCCTCGGCTGTCCTCAAAGTCGGAGATACCCTGCTCGATATCGAAGAAGGGCTCAACGCCGGTGTCTGGAGTGTCGGCGTCTGCGATTCCAGCAGCGAGTGCGGCTACTCTCTCGACGAGTGGCAACAGCTCTCCGAGCAGCAGCGGGCCGCATCAATCTCGCGGGTGAAGGACAAATTCCTCGCAGCCAAAGCCCATGCCGTCATCGATTCGATCCACGAACTTCCCGCATTGGTGAAATCGATCAACGAACGGATCGCTCGCGGCGAAAAGCCTTAA
- a CDS encoding endonuclease/exonuclease/phosphatase family protein, giving the protein MLNFGFWNTYRKSLVEPVIEWVHEFELNIVLLAESTLSSQSLAEMLSISSGQVWSYPKNPIRRFCVAYREPLLSFEPVYVDRSERAPLLELRTGHETLLIALVHLPSLLHRDETDQDIIISDLISRIDEQEKFAGHSRTMVIGDFNLNPFSRQVIGANGLHATMSRQLVKKGSRTVDGNERKMFYNPMWRFLGDDGEHPPGTHFYRSSTSNAYFWHVFDQVLLRNELTDRLVDLKIITKLNSFSLLNDSGQPDRENFSDHFPVVLKLASPVSQEAPHGNFANS; this is encoded by the coding sequence ATGTTGAACTTTGGGTTCTGGAATACCTATCGCAAATCACTCGTTGAGCCAGTCATCGAGTGGGTTCATGAATTCGAACTGAATATTGTGCTTTTGGCGGAATCGACTCTTTCGTCTCAATCTCTGGCGGAAATGCTGTCCATTTCGTCAGGGCAAGTTTGGAGTTATCCGAAAAATCCCATTCGTCGATTTTGTGTGGCGTATCGAGAGCCTCTGCTATCTTTTGAACCAGTGTATGTCGACCGGAGTGAGCGTGCCCCGTTACTCGAACTTCGCACTGGCCATGAAACGCTTCTGATCGCACTGGTCCATCTGCCCTCACTGCTGCACCGTGACGAAACCGATCAGGATATCATCATCTCAGATCTCATCAGCCGTATCGACGAGCAAGAGAAGTTCGCAGGTCATTCCAGAACGATGGTGATTGGCGACTTCAATTTGAATCCGTTCTCCCGGCAAGTCATCGGCGCTAACGGGCTGCATGCCACCATGTCTCGCCAACTGGTGAAAAAAGGCTCAAGAACAGTTGACGGTAATGAGCGAAAAATGTTCTACAATCCCATGTGGCGATTTCTCGGAGATGATGGCGAACATCCACCCGGCACCCATTTTTACAGATCATCGACATCGAATGCCTATTTTTGGCATGTGTTCGATCAGGTACTCTTGAGAAATGAACTGACAGATCGATTGGTTGACCTGAAGATTATTACAAAGCTCAACTCCTTCAGCTTGCTGAATGACTCTGGGCAGCCAGATCGCGAAAATTTTTCTGATCACTTTCCTGTTGTCTTGAAATTAGCATCGCCTGTTTCCCAAGAGGCCCCACATGGCAACTTCGCAAATTCCTGA
- a CDS encoding ankyrin repeat domain-containing protein → MNIEDIVMNNNTDLLHDYLNTHVNNKTELNYALSVATRLGDAQIIKQILDSGAPLNVYSSKNMPPLYCAIERGDVNLVKLLCEHGADVNYQAAETISPLHWAVDTEADGAYQMGTVPSVEIIRLLLEYGANRNATNRDGTPYNMALRYEFTEACELLKPQP, encoded by the coding sequence ATGAACATCGAGGATATTGTAATGAACAACAACACTGACTTACTGCACGACTACCTAAATACCCACGTAAACAATAAAACAGAGCTTAACTATGCATTGTCAGTGGCCACAAGGCTCGGAGACGCACAAATAATAAAACAGATTCTTGATAGTGGAGCCCCCCTGAATGTGTACTCCAGCAAAAACATGCCTCCGCTATACTGCGCAATAGAAAGAGGCGATGTAAACCTTGTAAAATTATTGTGTGAACATGGTGCGGACGTCAATTATCAAGCCGCTGAGACGATCTCTCCTCTTCATTGGGCAGTTGACACGGAAGCTGACGGTGCATACCAAATGGGAACAGTCCCGAGCGTAGAGATTATTCGATTGCTTCTAGAGTATGGCGCAAACCGCAACGCGACTAATAGAGATGGCACACCATATAATATGGCTCTACGGTATGAGTTTACTGAGGCATGCGAGTTACTCAAACCTCAACCTTAA
- a CDS encoding (Fe-S)-binding protein: MHRVGLFIPCYIDQIYPDVGLATCDVLERFGCEVDFPKDQTCCGQPMANTGCTVDAIPVAKKFIELFASYDHIVCPSGSCVAMIRSHYEHLLHDEIEAGRVDRAKFKHVEKNTLELVEFLVDVLKVESLDVPFPHKVGLHQSCHGLRELRLGQCSELVSPAYSKAEQLLKTMPGLQLVGLKRVDECCGFGGTFAINEEAVSCMMGNDRIHDHEEAGTEVMTAGDMSCLMHLQGLLVRQKKPIKIMHLAQIFAGRAVT, translated from the coding sequence ATGCACCGTGTTGGTTTGTTCATCCCCTGTTATATCGATCAGATCTACCCTGATGTCGGCCTCGCCACTTGCGATGTGCTGGAGCGGTTTGGCTGCGAAGTCGATTTCCCCAAAGACCAGACCTGCTGCGGCCAGCCCATGGCCAACACCGGCTGTACCGTCGACGCCATCCCGGTCGCCAAAAAATTCATCGAGCTCTTCGCCAGTTACGACCACATTGTCTGTCCTTCGGGAAGCTGTGTGGCCATGATTCGCAGTCATTACGAACATCTGCTTCACGATGAAATTGAAGCGGGCCGGGTCGATCGAGCCAAGTTCAAACACGTCGAAAAGAACACACTCGAACTCGTCGAGTTTCTGGTCGATGTCCTCAAGGTCGAGTCGCTGGATGTTCCCTTTCCGCACAAGGTCGGCCTGCATCAAAGCTGTCATGGCCTCCGCGAATTAAGGCTGGGCCAGTGCAGTGAACTGGTCTCACCCGCTTACAGCAAAGCCGAACAACTCCTCAAAACCATGCCCGGGCTGCAACTGGTGGGACTGAAGCGGGTGGATGAATGCTGCGGCTTTGGCGGGACATTTGCCATTAACGAAGAGGCCGTCTCGTGCATGATGGGGAATGACCGGATTCACGATCACGAAGAGGCTGGAACCGAAGTGATGACCGCTGGCGATATGTCGTGCCTGATGCATTTACAGGGACTGCTGGTCCGTCAGAAAAAACCGATCAAGATCATGCATCTCGCTCAGATTTTTGCCGGTCGAGCCGTGACCTAA
- a CDS encoding CinA family nicotinamide mononucleotide deamidase-related protein, with the protein MYAEILAVGSELTTGAKLDTNSQWLSLALADLGISVLFHTTVADELDWMVAALKIAAERVDVIIITGGLGPTLDDLTREAAARCVDVPLVVDEHSLAQIKAMFARRKRDMPERNVIQAQFPQGAEPIPNARGTAPGFWMEIPRNGRPPCRVAALPGVPSEMKPMFKEQVVPRLETGSNMIRRARINCFGVGESAAEQLLGDLTARGRDPEVGITVHEATITLRIVAKGTSTHECEQKISSTREIILNRMGTLVFGEEDEELEHAVIRLLGQQRKTLSTAESGTGGLLAHRLTSVPGFDSSYGGGYVVPTTAARLSMLEIDPRVMQHYGAISPQTAMALASACRRRFTSDFALAVTEWPSFKAEDASQAVPASYIALATKKDLIFEEVTHFGDPAIAKSRTAKAALNMLRLRLLGVR; encoded by the coding sequence ATGTACGCAGAAATTTTGGCTGTCGGGTCTGAGCTGACAACGGGTGCCAAGCTCGACACCAACAGCCAGTGGCTGAGCCTGGCGCTGGCCGATCTGGGCATCTCGGTTTTGTTTCATACGACCGTCGCCGACGAACTCGACTGGATGGTGGCTGCACTCAAAATCGCCGCCGAGCGGGTTGATGTGATCATCATCACAGGTGGCCTGGGGCCCACTCTCGATGATCTGACTCGTGAAGCCGCCGCACGATGTGTCGACGTCCCGCTGGTGGTCGATGAGCATTCACTGGCACAAATCAAGGCCATGTTCGCCCGGCGCAAGCGAGACATGCCCGAACGGAATGTGATTCAGGCCCAGTTTCCTCAGGGAGCCGAACCCATTCCCAACGCCCGCGGCACAGCCCCCGGCTTCTGGATGGAAATCCCCCGCAATGGCCGCCCACCTTGCCGGGTCGCCGCCTTACCAGGCGTTCCCAGTGAAATGAAACCGATGTTCAAAGAGCAGGTAGTCCCCCGGCTGGAGACCGGCTCGAACATGATTCGCCGGGCGCGAATCAACTGCTTCGGCGTGGGGGAATCTGCCGCCGAACAGCTTCTGGGAGATCTGACAGCGCGCGGCCGCGATCCCGAAGTCGGCATCACTGTGCATGAAGCGACCATCACCCTGCGGATCGTCGCCAAAGGGACCAGCACTCACGAATGCGAACAGAAAATCAGTTCGACCCGTGAAATCATTCTCAACCGGATGGGAACACTCGTCTTTGGCGAAGAAGATGAAGAGCTGGAACATGCCGTCATTCGGTTGCTGGGCCAGCAGCGCAAGACACTCTCGACCGCAGAATCCGGGACTGGCGGTCTATTGGCGCATCGATTAACGAGTGTCCCCGGGTTCGATTCCAGTTATGGCGGCGGCTATGTCGTCCCCACCACAGCGGCCCGACTGTCAATGCTCGAAATCGACCCCCGGGTCATGCAGCATTACGGAGCCATCAGCCCGCAAACCGCTATGGCACTGGCCAGTGCCTGCCGCCGTCGGTTCACTTCGGATTTTGCACTGGCAGTAACGGAATGGCCGAGCTTCAAGGCCGAAGACGCTTCGCAGGCCGTCCCCGCTTCGTACATCGCCCTCGCGACGAAGAAAGATCTGATCTTCGAAGAAGTCACTCACTTCGGCGACCCGGCTATTGCCAAAAGCCGCACAGCCAAAGCCGCCCTCAACATGCTCCGCCTCCGCTTACTCGGCGTACGATAG
- a CDS encoding immunity 50 family protein, with amino-acid sequence MKWTDVLLNKIPIESIYTKIPSLVDVRLHEMQFHQDGPRVSLRFDPAEYPDNPPRKWIVQKFDQAQITLVLTDVSQLNVLGWGVNNIGDIMMSRSDEGVCVKFVGTSMQMNCCARFVNVERITGYCHVRES; translated from the coding sequence ATGAAATGGACGGACGTTCTTCTCAATAAGATCCCAATTGAATCCATTTACACAAAGATTCCGTCGCTGGTCGACGTACGACTGCACGAAATGCAGTTCCACCAAGATGGGCCAAGAGTATCGTTACGATTCGATCCTGCTGAGTACCCTGACAATCCTCCCCGGAAATGGATTGTCCAGAAATTCGATCAGGCACAAATTACATTGGTCCTTACAGATGTCAGTCAGTTAAATGTACTTGGCTGGGGTGTGAATAACATTGGTGACATAATGATGAGCAGAAGTGATGAAGGCGTCTGTGTGAAATTTGTGGGTACATCGATGCAAATGAACTGCTGTGCCCGATTCGTGAATGTTGAGAGAATTACGGGGTATTGTCATGTAAGGGAATCATAG
- a CDS encoding Do family serine endopeptidase, whose amino-acid sequence MSFLSRFGGSLATLSAGAIVAVASMQYAEHTQAVAVPRVLTPGEFSMAFREVASQSLPAIVSIRTLSKGNAANVGSLPGGDDMPLPEFFKNDPRFRDMLKAPRQQRAPMQRGMGSGFVIDASGIIMTNNHVVDGADEVIVTLQNGKEYVAKDIKTDPRTDVAILRIEGAKDLVALPLGDSDSAQPGDWVMAIGSPFGLDTSVTAGIVSGKGRGMGITEREDFIQTDAAVNPGNSGGPLINLRGEVIGINTAISSRSGGYDGVSFSIPINMAQWVSKQLVASGQVKRAYLGTSIAPVAESIALKLGANAGEGVVIQMVRPDSPAAKAGLEPGDVVISVNGVKVNDPRSLQSAVERLDIGKSYPIVAKRQGKELNLSVVAEEMPSDFSRSQLAQSGKPKSQSLDNIGMSIDRLTPSIGRQLGVTGEGVVVTEVAGDSAAEAAGVKVGDVIEKIGDKTVAQPEDVKAALANVDLKEGVILHLRNAEGKRFVILKSVDE is encoded by the coding sequence ATGAGTTTTCTCTCTCGATTTGGCGGCAGTCTGGCCACACTTTCCGCTGGAGCAATTGTCGCGGTGGCCTCGATGCAATACGCAGAACATACCCAGGCTGTAGCGGTTCCCCGCGTCCTCACGCCGGGCGAGTTTTCGATGGCGTTTCGTGAAGTCGCTTCGCAAAGCCTGCCAGCGATTGTCTCGATTCGGACACTCAGCAAAGGGAACGCGGCTAACGTTGGCAGCCTTCCGGGCGGCGACGACATGCCACTGCCAGAATTCTTCAAGAACGATCCCCGCTTCCGTGACATGCTCAAAGCACCGCGCCAGCAGCGTGCACCCATGCAACGTGGGATGGGGAGTGGCTTCGTGATCGATGCCAGCGGGATCATCATGACCAATAACCATGTGGTCGATGGGGCCGACGAAGTGATCGTGACGCTTCAGAACGGTAAGGAATACGTTGCCAAGGATATCAAAACTGATCCTCGGACAGACGTGGCCATTCTGCGGATCGAAGGAGCCAAAGACCTCGTCGCACTTCCTTTAGGTGACAGCGACTCGGCACAGCCGGGCGACTGGGTGATGGCGATTGGTTCTCCCTTTGGACTCGATACCAGCGTGACAGCCGGGATTGTCAGCGGTAAAGGCCGTGGGATGGGGATTACCGAACGCGAAGACTTCATTCAGACCGATGCGGCTGTGAACCCTGGCAATAGTGGCGGGCCGCTGATCAATCTGCGTGGTGAAGTGATCGGTATCAACACCGCGATCTCGTCCCGCAGTGGCGGTTACGATGGTGTGAGCTTCTCGATTCCAATCAACATGGCGCAGTGGGTCAGCAAGCAACTGGTGGCCAGCGGACAGGTCAAGCGGGCTTATCTGGGCACATCGATTGCCCCTGTGGCCGAATCGATTGCACTCAAGCTGGGTGCCAATGCGGGTGAAGGTGTTGTGATCCAGATGGTTCGCCCCGATTCACCTGCTGCCAAGGCAGGCCTCGAACCAGGCGACGTGGTGATCTCGGTCAATGGTGTGAAAGTGAACGATCCACGTTCCTTGCAGTCGGCTGTCGAACGGCTCGATATCGGCAAGTCCTACCCGATTGTCGCCAAGCGGCAAGGTAAGGAACTCAACCTGAGTGTGGTGGCCGAAGAAATGCCCAGCGATTTTTCACGCTCGCAACTGGCTCAGTCGGGTAAGCCCAAGAGCCAGTCGCTGGACAACATCGGGATGTCGATTGACCGGCTGACCCCATCCATTGGTCGCCAACTGGGTGTGACTGGTGAAGGTGTCGTCGTGACTGAAGTGGCGGGTGATTCTGCCGCTGAAGCTGCCGGTGTGAAGGTGGGTGACGTGATCGAAAAGATTGGCGACAAAACGGTGGCTCAGCCCGAAGATGTGAAAGCCGCTCTGGCCAATGTCGATCTGAAAGAAGGGGTCATCCTGCACCTGCGAAATGCGGAAGGCAAGCGATTTGTGATCCTCAAGAGTGTCGATGAATAG
- a CDS encoding DUF1559 domain-containing protein produces the protein MPGKTIESKSSHRRGFTLIELLVVIAIIAILIALLLPAVQQAREAARRTQCRNNLKQLGLALHNYHDNYGAFPPLFVMPVVPTNSTNHATATGANSANMAPGWGWMAFLLPYIDQAPLYSSLGVGSTRFPLDSQNLIRTPIAGYMCPSDIAGPINAGSMWARQTENGWEAATSNYVAAHDHETTINPLVATDPDRGSKTPTGGFFPNSRTSTRDITDGTSNTVAAGERRYKQNENASAAVWIGTIDGDHENDFGYDTAGTGRNRINEDSNSGADWDWVRSFSSAHTGGAHFVLFDGSVRFVSENIDHSPGRTDGTDTPNSLFDNIISIRDGNVVGEF, from the coding sequence ATGCCGGGAAAAACGATCGAGTCGAAATCATCTCATCGGCGAGGATTCACACTGATTGAATTGCTCGTGGTCATCGCAATTATTGCGATCCTCATTGCCTTGCTGCTCCCAGCAGTTCAACAGGCACGCGAAGCCGCCCGCCGAACACAATGTCGTAACAACCTCAAGCAGTTGGGCCTGGCACTCCACAACTACCACGACAACTACGGGGCTTTCCCGCCATTGTTTGTGATGCCCGTAGTTCCAACGAATTCGACCAATCACGCGACGGCCACCGGAGCGAACTCGGCCAATATGGCACCTGGCTGGGGTTGGATGGCGTTTCTTTTGCCCTACATCGATCAGGCACCACTTTATTCCTCCCTCGGAGTGGGTTCGACCCGCTTCCCTCTCGACAGCCAAAACCTGATTCGTACTCCCATTGCAGGCTATATGTGCCCATCGGACATTGCCGGCCCGATTAATGCCGGTTCGATGTGGGCTCGCCAGACCGAAAATGGCTGGGAAGCAGCCACCTCCAACTATGTGGCGGCACACGATCACGAAACCACCATCAACCCGCTGGTCGCTACTGATCCCGATCGCGGCAGCAAAACTCCCACCGGTGGTTTTTTCCCCAACAGCCGCACTTCGACACGCGACATCACGGATGGAACTTCCAACACTGTCGCAGCAGGCGAACGCCGCTACAAACAGAACGAAAATGCTTCCGCAGCCGTTTGGATTGGCACGATCGACGGAGATCATGAGAACGATTTCGGTTACGACACTGCGGGAACTGGCCGCAACCGTATTAATGAAGACAGCAATTCCGGAGCCGACTGGGATTGGGTCCGCAGTTTCAGCAGTGCTCACACGGGTGGAGCCCACTTTGTCCTGTTCGATGGATCAGTCCGCTTCGTGAGTGAGAACATCGACCATTCCCCGGGCCGAACTGACGGAACGGACACTCCTAACAGCCTCTTCGACAACATCATCTCGATTCGTGATGGCAACGTCGTCGGCGAGTTCTAA
- a CDS encoding sugar phosphate isomerase/epimerase family protein gives MPEPTVILSAFADEAANTKSAVEQFSSLSALGLSYYSPRFVDVAGTGQVQHVTELDKSQLKQLATLQTQYGMKVCSIGSRLGKVKLFDQEDGSHNRYVTPKKYLETEVAATIRAAEALGAKIIRGFSFYHPRGEDALKYIQPAADALGPIVEACAKAGLVYGLEVEANLVGQNGRTLAALAKAVKKPNLICIFDGGNLSSQNLPPEACFAEYLAMRDVYGYMHIKDYKIDPKLQWNGVVDEERLKNFVPADVGDSGHERILRDLKESLPKIEKKMQKLGLPGTFLELEPHLKGGGQFGGFSGPDGMGVAVRALCKQLDYIGINYRLRDFLDIRAARGF, from the coding sequence ATGCCTGAACCTACTGTGATTCTCTCTGCCTTTGCGGATGAAGCGGCGAATACCAAGTCGGCCGTCGAGCAGTTTTCATCCCTTTCCGCATTAGGGCTGTCTTACTACAGCCCCCGGTTTGTCGATGTCGCGGGCACGGGGCAGGTGCAGCATGTGACCGAACTCGATAAGTCACAACTTAAGCAACTCGCCACCTTGCAGACGCAGTACGGCATGAAGGTCTGCAGCATTGGCTCCAGGCTCGGCAAGGTCAAACTCTTCGATCAGGAAGATGGCTCTCATAACCGCTATGTCACTCCCAAGAAGTATCTGGAAACAGAAGTTGCCGCCACAATCCGCGCTGCCGAAGCTCTGGGCGCCAAGATCATTCGCGGATTCTCGTTCTATCACCCGCGTGGTGAAGATGCTCTGAAGTACATTCAACCCGCAGCCGATGCCCTCGGCCCGATTGTCGAAGCCTGTGCCAAAGCCGGCCTCGTTTACGGCCTCGAAGTCGAAGCCAATCTCGTGGGTCAGAATGGACGAACTCTCGCGGCCCTGGCCAAAGCGGTCAAAAAGCCCAATCTCATCTGCATCTTCGATGGCGGGAATCTCTCCAGCCAGAATCTGCCACCCGAAGCCTGCTTTGCAGAATACCTCGCCATGCGCGATGTCTATGGCTACATGCACATCAAGGATTACAAGATTGATCCGAAGCTGCAGTGGAATGGCGTTGTCGATGAAGAGCGGCTCAAAAATTTCGTCCCCGCCGACGTCGGCGATTCGGGCCACGAACGAATTCTTCGCGATCTCAAAGAGTCTCTCCCCAAAATCGAAAAGAAGATGCAGAAACTCGGCCTGCCGGGAACATTTCTCGAACTCGAACCTCACCTCAAAGGTGGCGGTCAGTTCGGTGGCTTCAGCGGCCCCGATGGCATGGGTGTCGCTGTCCGTGCTCTTTGTAAGCAACTCGACTACATCGGCATCAACTACCGCCTGCGAGATTTCCTCGACATCCGCGCTGCCCGCGGCTTCTAA
- a CDS encoding lactate utilization protein B, whose product MIAAKHDHPTNAQKFTDNEPRAHWHDQAIWFVRSKRDKAAWTLPEWELLRERASQIKTHMLSNLAGYLEQFEAEATKRGAVVHWAKDAAEHNEIVLSLLQKHGVKKVVKSKSMLTEECHLNPFLERHGLEVVDTDLGEWIVQLLHEPPSHIVMPAIHIKREEVGELFHEHLGTEKGATDPPYLVNAARVELRQKFLGAEAGITGVNFAIAETGGFVVCTNEGNCDLGVSLPKLHIACMGMEKIIPRAADLSVFLRLLARSATGQPITTYSSHFHGPMEGGELHIVIVDNGRSKILGTPEFRRSLHCIRCGACMNTCPVYRRSGGHSYETTVPGPIGSILAPSRDPAQHSTLPFACSLCGSCSDVCPVKIDLHLQLLTWRKQIAALGLLPFDKRWGMWFAGKLFSHPRLYEFMGKVGRKLWPWLPRFMVYNGLNKWGKQRELPPMPKKSFRELYAERQKIAEKSKN is encoded by the coding sequence ATGATTGCTGCCAAGCACGATCACCCGACCAACGCCCAGAAGTTCACCGATAATGAGCCGCGTGCCCACTGGCACGATCAGGCAATCTGGTTTGTGCGCTCCAAGCGGGATAAAGCCGCCTGGACATTGCCGGAATGGGAGCTGCTGCGTGAGCGGGCTTCACAAATCAAAACACACATGCTCTCGAACCTTGCGGGATATCTCGAACAGTTCGAAGCCGAAGCCACCAAACGTGGAGCCGTCGTCCATTGGGCCAAGGATGCCGCCGAGCATAACGAGATCGTCTTAAGCCTCTTGCAGAAGCACGGCGTCAAAAAAGTCGTGAAAAGCAAATCGATGCTCACGGAAGAGTGCCATCTCAATCCGTTTCTCGAGCGGCATGGCCTCGAAGTGGTTGATACCGATCTGGGGGAATGGATTGTCCAGCTTCTGCATGAACCACCCAGCCATATCGTCATGCCCGCCATTCACATCAAGCGGGAAGAAGTGGGCGAGCTGTTCCATGAACATCTGGGAACGGAAAAGGGAGCCACCGATCCTCCTTACCTTGTGAATGCTGCTCGTGTCGAATTGCGGCAGAAGTTCCTCGGTGCGGAAGCCGGCATCACAGGGGTGAACTTCGCAATTGCCGAGACAGGCGGCTTTGTCGTCTGCACGAATGAAGGGAACTGCGATTTAGGAGTTTCGCTGCCGAAATTGCATATTGCCTGCATGGGGATGGAAAAGATCATTCCGAGGGCCGCCGATCTGTCGGTCTTCCTCCGTTTGCTGGCACGCTCAGCGACCGGGCAGCCGATCACGACTTACTCGTCTCATTTCCATGGCCCGATGGAAGGTGGCGAACTGCATATTGTGATCGTCGATAATGGCCGCAGCAAAATTCTCGGGACGCCCGAGTTTCGCAGGTCTCTGCACTGCATTCGCTGTGGTGCCTGCATGAATACCTGCCCGGTCTATCGCCGCAGTGGCGGGCACAGCTACGAAACGACTGTCCCCGGCCCGATTGGCTCGATCCTCGCCCCATCGCGCGACCCGGCTCAACACAGCACGTTACCATTTGCCTGCAGCTTGTGCGGCTCATGCAGTGATGTCTGCCCTGTGAAGATCGATCTGCATCTGCAGCTCCTCACCTGGCGAAAGCAGATTGCCGCCCTGGGGCTTCTCCCCTTTGACAAACGCTGGGGCATGTGGTTTGCCGGCAAGCTCTTCAGCCACCCCAGGCTGTATGAGTTCATGGGGAAAGTCGGCCGAAAGCTCTGGCCCTGGCTCCCCAGATTCATGGTCTACAACGGCCTCAACAAGTGGGGCAAACAACGCGAACTCCCCCCGATGCCAAAGAAGTCTTTCCGGGAATTGTATGCGGAGAGACAGAAGATCGCCGAGAAATCTAAGAACTAA